One Flavobacterium sp. 90 DNA segment encodes these proteins:
- a CDS encoding prolyl oligopeptidase family serine peptidase — translation MKKTFLIMAITTAGISFGQNKIKYPETKKGETVDVYFDTKVSDPYRWLEDDKSAETGAWVKAQNELTYSYLDKIPFRDELKKRMEKLWNHEKIDAPTTEGKFAYYSKNNGLQNQSVVYRKGQDGKEEVFLDPNTFSKDGTTSLGGLDFSKDGSKAAYAISEGGSDWRKVIIIDAISKKVLEDTLVDVKFSDVSWHGNEGFYYSSYDKPKGSELSAKTDQHKLYFHKLGTSQKEDKVVFGADQKRRYVGGFVTDDDRFLVITAANSTYGNELYIKDLTVANSPIITIVDNFNTSNSIIENDGNKLFIETDLNAPNSRVVSVDVKNPKPENWKDFIPETQNILTPSTGGGYFFANYTKDAVSFVQQYDYNGKLVREIKLPAVGTAGGFHGKKHDKTLYYSFTNYTTPGTIYFLEPKSGKSEVYQRPKVDFKSEEYESKQVFYTSKDGTKIPMIITCKKGTKLNGKNPTILYGYGGFNVSLTPSFSNSNAVWLENGGVYAVANLRGGGEYGKKWHDEGTKLQKQNVFDDFIAAGEYLIAQKYTSSDFLAIRGGSNGGLLVGATMTQRPDLMKVALPAVGVMDMLRYHTFTAGAGWAYDYGTSQDSKEMLEYIKGYSPVQNVKKGVQYPATMVTTGDHDDRVVPAHSFKFAAELQDKQTGNNPVLIRIDVKAGHGVGKSVAASIQENVDIQAFTLYNMGFKALPKK, via the coding sequence ATGAAAAAAACATTTCTTATAATGGCTATCACAACCGCAGGAATTTCATTTGGACAGAATAAGATTAAGTATCCTGAAACTAAAAAAGGAGAAACTGTTGACGTTTATTTTGATACAAAAGTAAGCGATCCTTATCGTTGGCTTGAAGACGATAAATCAGCCGAAACCGGAGCTTGGGTAAAAGCTCAAAATGAGCTTACTTATAGCTATTTGGACAAAATCCCTTTCCGTGATGAGTTGAAAAAACGCATGGAAAAACTTTGGAACCATGAAAAAATTGACGCTCCAACTACAGAAGGAAAATTTGCTTATTACTCAAAAAATAACGGGCTTCAGAATCAATCTGTTGTTTACAGAAAAGGACAAGATGGTAAAGAGGAAGTTTTCTTAGATCCAAATACTTTTTCTAAAGATGGAACTACTTCGCTTGGCGGATTAGATTTTTCTAAAGACGGATCAAAAGCTGCTTATGCAATTTCTGAAGGTGGAAGCGATTGGAGAAAAGTAATCATTATCGATGCAATATCTAAGAAGGTTTTGGAAGACACATTGGTCGATGTAAAATTTAGCGATGTTTCATGGCATGGAAATGAAGGTTTCTATTATTCTAGTTACGACAAACCAAAAGGAAGTGAATTGTCTGCAAAAACAGATCAGCATAAATTGTATTTTCATAAGTTAGGAACTTCTCAAAAAGAAGATAAAGTAGTTTTTGGTGCAGATCAAAAACGCAGATATGTTGGCGGTTTTGTTACTGACGATGATCGTTTTTTAGTAATTACTGCAGCAAATTCGACTTACGGAAACGAGTTATACATTAAAGATTTAACGGTTGCTAATAGTCCAATCATTACTATTGTAGACAATTTTAATACTTCAAATTCTATTATTGAAAATGATGGTAATAAATTATTTATCGAAACAGATTTAAATGCTCCAAACAGCCGAGTTGTTTCTGTTGATGTAAAAAATCCGAAGCCTGAAAACTGGAAAGATTTTATTCCTGAAACTCAAAATATTTTAACACCTTCAACTGGTGGTGGTTATTTCTTTGCCAATTATACTAAAGATGCTGTTTCGTTTGTACAACAATACGATTATAACGGAAAACTAGTTCGTGAAATCAAACTTCCGGCGGTAGGAACTGCAGGCGGATTTCATGGAAAAAAACACGACAAAACATTATATTACAGCTTTACAAACTATACTACTCCCGGAACCATTTATTTTCTGGAACCAAAATCAGGTAAATCTGAAGTGTATCAAAGACCTAAAGTTGATTTCAAAAGTGAAGAATATGAGTCTAAACAAGTATTCTATACTTCAAAAGACGGAACTAAAATTCCGATGATTATCACGTGTAAAAAAGGAACAAAATTAAACGGTAAAAATCCAACTATTCTTTATGGTTACGGTGGATTCAACGTAAGTTTAACGCCAAGTTTTAGTAATTCAAACGCTGTTTGGTTAGAAAACGGCGGCGTTTATGCTGTTGCCAATTTAAGAGGTGGTGGTGAATATGGTAAAAAATGGCACGATGAAGGAACTAAATTGCAAAAACAAAATGTATTTGACGATTTTATTGCTGCCGGTGAATATTTGATTGCTCAAAAATATACTTCATCAGATTTCTTGGCAATTCGTGGGGGTTCTAATGGTGGTTTATTAGTTGGTGCAACAATGACACAACGTCCTGATCTTATGAAAGTGGCACTGCCAGCAGTTGGCGTAATGGATATGTTACGTTACCATACTTTTACTGCCGGTGCGGGATGGGCTTACGATTACGGAACTTCTCAGGATAGCAAAGAAATGCTTGAATACATTAAAGGTTATTCTCCAGTTCAAAATGTAAAAAAAGGAGTTCAATATCCTGCAACTATGGTTACAACCGGAGATCATGATGATCGTGTTGTTCCTGCGCATAGTTTTAAATTTGCTGCTGAATTACAAGACAAACAAACTGGTAATAATCCGGTTTTGATTCGTATTGATGTAAAAGCGGGTCACGGAGTTGGAAAATCTGTTGCGGCTTCAATTCAGGAAAATGTAGACATTCAAGCGTTCACACTTTATAATATGGGATTTAAGGCTTTACCAAAAAAGTAA